A genomic region of Ignavibacteria bacterium contains the following coding sequences:
- a CDS encoding IS1380 family transposase: MKYSPKNLQISFTGRNLSHFGGLHLLRKLIQKLNLLFFLSHYFRFPQRNNRYSIAEELLALLYPIILGLGRIETFHLIKQNVVFQYLTGLPAYPNPTTLRRFLLRIVPLVLSKLRKPHDKIFMIMNQKPYSLIRVNFDLNFTVLVLYGRLEFAKKGYNHIKKSRPSYHPLLCFNGITKDFWYVELRPGDAHSFTGVLELLEICFAKLTSSVKVKIIRADKGFYDHKTIEYLESKKYLFAIVAKIIKPLKTRLASLSVRRYTSGLKVSEFMYQLNGWKKQYHFVVIRRSIAEENLDQLINFTMGKYNYHVIVTNLNLKPLNVWKFYDGRVAIELIIKELRGDYPLAKIPTKHFATNEVYFHLLLVAYNFINWFKHLCIQQEFQNMVLRTLRTRLLFVPGELVRTDNETLLKFPANFWYKDKIGYALKQIEKLKYEIFTHDSV, translated from the coding sequence ATGAAATACAGTCCAAAAAATCTTCAAATATCGTTTACGGGTAGGAACTTATCACACTTTGGAGGTCTACACCTTTTACGAAAATTAATTCAGAAACTTAACCTTCTATTCTTTTTATCTCATTATTTTCGATTTCCTCAAAGGAACAATCGCTACAGCATAGCAGAGGAGTTATTAGCCCTTCTTTATCCCATAATACTCGGACTTGGAAGAATAGAAACTTTCCATCTCATTAAACAAAATGTGGTATTCCAATACCTCACAGGATTGCCAGCTTATCCTAATCCTACAACATTAAGGCGTTTCCTTTTGCGTATAGTTCCCCTAGTACTCAGCAAATTAAGAAAGCCCCACGACAAGATATTTATGATAATGAATCAAAAACCCTACTCACTGATAAGGGTTAATTTCGATTTAAACTTTACAGTTCTTGTCCTTTATGGTAGACTGGAGTTTGCAAAAAAAGGATACAATCATATAAAGAAAAGCAGACCTTCTTATCATCCTCTGCTTTGTTTCAATGGTATAACCAAAGATTTTTGGTATGTTGAATTAAGACCAGGAGATGCTCATAGCTTTACAGGAGTTTTAGAGCTATTGGAGATCTGTTTTGCAAAACTTACATCATCTGTAAAAGTAAAAATCATCAGAGCGGATAAAGGTTTTTACGACCACAAAACTATAGAATATTTGGAATCAAAAAAGTATCTATTTGCTATAGTTGCAAAGATTATAAAACCTTTAAAGACAAGGCTTGCATCCCTGTCTGTTAGGAGATATACATCTGGATTAAAGGTTTCAGAGTTCATGTATCAACTTAATGGATGGAAAAAGCAATATCATTTTGTGGTTATAAGGCGATCTATTGCAGAGGAGAATTTAGACCAGTTAATTAATTTTACAATGGGCAAATATAATTATCATGTTATAGTCACAAACCTAAATCTCAAGCCACTGAATGTTTGGAAGTTTTACGATGGAAGGGTCGCAATAGAGCTTATCATCAAAGAACTAAGGGGAGATTATCCATTAGCGAAGATTCCGACAAAACACTTTGCAACTAACGAGGTATATTTTCATCTTCTTTTGGTTGCCTATAATTTTATAAATTGGTTCAAGCATCTCTGTATTCAACAGGAGTTCCAGAACATGGTGCTCAGGACACTAAGAACACGATTACTTTTTGTTCCTGGAGAATTGGTAAGAACTGATAACGAGACACTATTAAAATTCCCAGCTAATTTTTGGTATAAAGATAAAATAGGGTATGCACTTAAACAAATAGAGAAGCTAAAATATGAGATTTTCACGCATGATTCAGTTTAA
- a CDS encoding helix-turn-helix transcriptional regulator, with product MSKKISIIFKNIKKYRENKGISQDKLSKLAGVTLHTITKIEFGATPNPRIETVKKIAKALGISVDNLIK from the coding sequence ATGTCAAAAAAAATTTCAATAATCTTTAAAAACATTAAAAAGTATAGAGAAAATAAAGGCATTTCACAAGATAAGTTATCAAAACTTGCTGGCGTTACTTTACACACAATTACAAAGATTGAATTCGGGGCAACACCTAATCCAAGAATTGAGACAGTTAAAAAAATCGCCAAAGCATTGGGTATTAGCGTTGATAATTTGATAAAATAA